In Halorussus limi, a genomic segment contains:
- a CDS encoding DMT family transporter, with translation MSRYRDAGLFAFLAAAWGGSFVAIEVGLDSLPPLLFAALRYDFGAVLLVAYAAVARDRWLPRTRGDYRSILVIGVFLITAANGLLFVGQQYTTGGVAAILYSLNPVLTTGFARSLLPDDRLSPLGLLGLLVGLAGVALVVRPDPANLLAGTTGKLLVVLSAASVALGSVLLRRTAPTADSVATTGWGMAVGALLMHGASLVGGETPRVADVLDPQVLLPLGYLAVVATAAAYAVYFGLLERHSPVQVNLVSYLVPIVTAVAGWLLLDESLTAPTVVGFLVVLVGFSLVKREALAGFVSRRAA, from the coding sequence GTGTCGCGCTATCGAGACGCCGGGTTGTTCGCCTTCCTCGCGGCCGCGTGGGGCGGGTCGTTCGTCGCCATCGAAGTCGGACTGGACTCGCTGCCGCCGCTATTGTTCGCGGCGTTGCGATACGACTTCGGCGCGGTCCTGCTCGTCGCGTACGCGGCGGTCGCCCGCGACCGCTGGCTACCCAGAACTCGCGGCGACTACCGGTCGATACTCGTCATCGGCGTGTTCCTCATCACCGCGGCGAACGGCCTGCTGTTCGTCGGTCAGCAGTACACGACCGGCGGAGTCGCGGCAATTCTGTACAGCCTGAATCCGGTGCTGACGACGGGATTCGCCCGGAGTCTACTACCCGACGACCGACTGTCGCCGCTCGGACTGCTCGGCCTCCTCGTCGGACTCGCCGGCGTCGCGCTGGTCGTGCGTCCCGACCCGGCGAACCTCCTCGCGGGCACGACCGGGAAGTTGCTGGTCGTCCTCTCCGCGGCCAGCGTCGCGCTCGGGAGCGTCCTCCTCCGGCGGACCGCGCCGACCGCCGACAGCGTCGCGACGACCGGGTGGGGAATGGCCGTCGGCGCGCTGTTGATGCACGGCGCGAGCCTCGTCGGTGGAGAGACGCCCCGCGTCGCCGACGTACTCGACCCGCAGGTGCTCCTGCCGTTGGGCTACCTCGCGGTGGTCGCCACCGCGGCGGCGTACGCCGTCTACTTCGGACTGTTGGAGCGCCACAGTCCGGTCCAAGTCAACCTCGTCTCCTACCTCGTTCCGATAGTGACGGCGGTGGCCGGATGGCTCCTGCTCGACGAGTCGCTGACCGCGCCGACGGTGGTCGGCTTTCTGGTCGTCCTCGTCGGATTCTCGCTCGTAAAACGCGAGGCGCTGGCAGGGTTCGTGAGTCGCCGAGCGGCTTGA